In Cryptomeria japonica chromosome 10, Sugi_1.0, whole genome shotgun sequence, a genomic segment contains:
- the LOC131076842 gene encoding ferritin-like catalase Nec2: protein MAQLGYNIGFLALLFFACLCKGTEVDYMQNGSYVPGKVQAGDVDLVEFPLNLEYLEAEFFLFGALGYGLDKVAPELPSGGPSPVGGMKANLSSVVHDIILEFAYQEVGHLRGIKATVKGFPRPLLNLSADVFANAVDAAFVTKLNPPFDPYANSLNYLLASYLIPYVGLTGYVGINPDLQSATAKRLVAGLLGVESGQDAVIRALLYERLSEKVKPYPYTVAEFTDKLSMLRNRLGHTVDVDEGLVVPIEEGAEGKVSGNILAGDKYSLAFSRTPAEILRIVYSTGNESMPGGFFPRGGGGKIALSYLK, encoded by the exons ATGGCTCAATTAGGATATAATATTGGGTTTTTGGCTCTGCTCTTTTTTGCATGTCTGTGTAAGGGTACAGAGGTTGATTACATGCAAAATGGAAGCTACGTGCCAGGGAAAGTTCAGGCTGGAGATGTAGATTTAGTTGAATTTCCTCTGAACTTAGAGTACTTGGAGGCTGAGTTCTTTCTGTTTGGAGCTCTTGGGTATGGGCTGGATAAAGTTGCACCAGAACTGCCTAGTGGAGGACCTTCACCAGTGGGAGGAATGAAAGCCAATTTGAGCTCTGTTGTCCATGATATAATTCTCGAATTCGCTTACCAGGAGGTTGGTCACCTGAG GGGTATAAAGGCAACTGTGAAGGGCTTTCCTCGACCTCTACTCAATCTGAGTGCTGATGTATTTGCCAATGCCGTGGATGCTGCCTTCGTTACCAAATTGAACCCGCCATTCGATCCTTATGCCAACTCTCTAAATTATCTGCTTGCCAGTTATTTGATTCCTTATGTTGGACTTACAGGCTATGTTGGCATCAATCCTGATCTCCAATCTGCAACTGCAAAGCGG CTTGTAGCAGGCCTTCTTGGAGTAGAATCTGGGCAGGATGCAGTAATACGTGCCTTGTTATACGAGAGGTTGTCTGAGAAGGTGAAGCCATACCCATACACAGTGGCAGAATTCACAGACAAGCTTTCCATGCTGAGAAACAGACTTGGGCATACTGTAGATGTGGATGAAGGTCTGGTGGTTCCAATAGAGGAGGGAGCTGAAGGAAAAGTGAGTGGCAACATCCTCGCAGGTGATAAGTACTCGCTGGCATTTTCACGAACCCCTGCTGAAATCCTGAGGATTGTTTATTCCACTGGAAATGAATCAATGCCTGGAGGATTCTTCCCTCGGGGTGGGGGTGGGAAAATTGCTCTCTCCTATCTCAAATGA